One window of Banduia mediterranea genomic DNA carries:
- the tolR gene encoding protein TolR has product MSAAVPSLLRKRKLSHEINVVPYIDVMLVLLIIFMVTAPLLTPGIEVELPKVTAESIQQNDEPVSLYVNGKGEFFLDVGEGRDQALAEDEVMNRVGAVLRNKPETMILVRADARADYESVARGMGLLQAAGASKIGFVTDAPDPKPRN; this is encoded by the coding sequence ATGAGCGCCGCCGTTCCGAGCCTGCTGCGCAAGCGCAAGCTGTCGCATGAGATCAATGTGGTCCCCTATATCGACGTCATGCTGGTGCTGCTGATCATTTTCATGGTCACCGCGCCCTTGCTCACGCCGGGGATCGAAGTGGAGCTGCCCAAGGTCACGGCCGAATCGATCCAGCAGAACGACGAGCCGGTGAGTCTGTACGTCAATGGCAAGGGTGAATTCTTTCTGGACGTCGGTGAAGGCCGGGATCAGGCGCTGGCCGAGGACGAGGTGATGAATCGTGTAGGCGCGGTGCTTCGCAACAAGCCCGAAACGATGATTCTGGTGCGCGCCGACGCGCGAGCGGACTACGAGAGTGTGGCGCGCGGCATGGGTCTGCTGCAGGCCGCTGGTGCGTCAAAAATCGGATTCGTCACCGACGCGCCTGATCCGAAGCCGCGCAACTGA
- the tolQ gene encoding protein TolQ, with protein MNAQLSIPYLIGQATVLAKFVLLVLLIASVLSWAMIIGKRALLSRTRKNADRFEERFWSGGNLNDLHEAVRRDKAESGMSAVFQAGYEEFLRQRQNPGVDPSDAVSSIERSLRVAQIREIERLESGLPMLATIGSVSPYVGLFGTVWGIMSAFIAIGNVKQASIAMVAPGIAEALIATAAGLFAAIPAVVAYNAFSTQVERITLRFATFAEELTGILERGLRGGGSAK; from the coding sequence TTGAACGCGCAGCTGTCCATTCCCTATCTCATTGGGCAGGCCACGGTCCTGGCTAAGTTTGTGTTGCTGGTCCTGCTGATCGCATCGGTGCTATCGTGGGCGATGATCATCGGCAAGCGGGCTCTGCTGAGCCGCACGCGCAAGAACGCCGATCGTTTCGAAGAACGCTTCTGGTCCGGCGGCAATCTCAACGACCTGCACGAGGCGGTGCGGCGCGACAAGGCGGAAAGTGGAATGTCCGCGGTGTTTCAGGCGGGCTACGAGGAATTCCTGCGCCAGCGCCAGAATCCCGGCGTGGACCCGTCCGACGCGGTCAGTTCGATCGAGCGTTCGCTGCGGGTGGCTCAGATCCGCGAAATCGAGCGGCTCGAATCCGGTCTGCCAATGCTCGCCACGATCGGCTCGGTCAGCCCCTACGTCGGTCTGTTCGGCACCGTCTGGGGCATCATGAGTGCATTCATCGCCATCGGTAACGTCAAGCAGGCTTCGATCGCCATGGTCGCGCCGGGTATTGCCGAAGCGCTGATCGCCACCGCCGCCGGCCTGTTCGCGGCGATTCCGGCCGTGGTCGCCTACAATGCCTTCAGCACCCAGGTTGAACGCATCACCTTGCGCTTCGCCACTTTTGCCGAGGAGCTCACCGGTATCCTCGAGCGCGGTCTGCGCGGCGGGGGCTCGGCGAAATGA
- the ybgC gene encoding tol-pal system-associated acyl-CoA thioesterase → MDVIPSTWRVRVYYEDTDLSGVVYHANYLRWFERGRTEWLRALGFSQQYLLEKAGFAFTVARMELRFQKPARLDDELDIHTEIGGMGRVTLAFNQRIQRAGAEQVLCDALVKIACVDTHTFRPRAIPPELLQGEKS, encoded by the coding sequence GTGGACGTGATTCCGTCGACGTGGCGTGTCCGCGTGTACTACGAAGACACCGATCTGAGCGGCGTGGTCTATCACGCCAATTATCTGCGCTGGTTCGAACGCGGACGCACTGAGTGGTTGCGCGCGCTCGGCTTTTCACAGCAGTATCTACTTGAGAAAGCAGGCTTCGCTTTTACGGTGGCGCGAATGGAGTTGCGCTTCCAGAAGCCCGCACGCCTCGATGACGAACTCGACATCCACACCGAGATCGGCGGAATGGGGCGTGTGACGCTTGCCTTCAACCAGAGAATCCAACGTGCTGGCGCTGAGCAGGTTCTCTGCGACGCGCTCGTCAAGATCGCGTGCGTCGACACCCACACGTTCCGGCCACGGGCGATACCGCCTGAGTTGTTACAAGGAGAGAAGTCTTGA
- the ruvB gene encoding Holliday junction branch migration DNA helicase RuvB, with protein MSEDRFISPNAAGDEAGIEHQIRPKRLADYVGQPVVREQMQIFVEAARRRNEALDHVLIYGPPGLGKTTLAHILAEELGVNLRQTSGPVLERPGDLAALLTNLEPRDVLFVDEIHRLSPVIEEVLYPAMEDCQLDIMIGEGPAARSIRLDLPSFTLVGATTRAGSLTSPLRDRFGIVQRLQFYSIEDLTSIVRRSGGILDVPIDAAGALEIARRARGTPRIANRLLRRVRDFAQVRADGDITAPVAHDAMDMLDVDSHGFDVMDRKLLMTLIERFEGGPAGVDSLAAAIGESRDTVEDVIEPFLIQQGYLMRTPRGRIAGSIAYTHFGLKPRTPVPSELFPPEV; from the coding sequence ATGAGCGAAGACCGCTTCATCTCGCCGAACGCCGCCGGAGACGAGGCCGGCATCGAGCATCAGATCCGCCCCAAACGGCTGGCGGACTATGTCGGTCAGCCGGTGGTCCGCGAACAGATGCAGATTTTCGTGGAGGCTGCGCGTCGTCGTAACGAGGCGCTGGATCATGTGCTGATCTACGGCCCACCAGGCCTCGGCAAGACCACGCTCGCACACATCCTGGCGGAGGAACTCGGCGTCAATCTGCGCCAGACCTCCGGCCCGGTTCTGGAGCGTCCCGGTGATCTCGCCGCGCTGTTGACCAATCTCGAACCGCGCGACGTCTTGTTCGTCGACGAAATCCACCGATTGAGCCCGGTCATCGAGGAAGTGCTGTATCCGGCGATGGAGGACTGCCAGCTCGACATCATGATCGGGGAGGGACCGGCGGCGCGTTCGATCCGGCTCGATCTGCCGTCCTTCACGCTGGTGGGAGCCACTACGCGTGCCGGCAGCCTCACCAGCCCGCTGCGCGACCGTTTCGGCATCGTCCAGCGCCTGCAGTTCTATTCGATCGAAGATCTCACCTCCATCGTCCGCCGTTCCGGCGGCATCCTGGATGTTCCGATCGACGCAGCGGGCGCATTGGAAATCGCGCGTCGTGCACGGGGCACGCCGCGGATCGCCAATCGCCTGCTGCGCCGCGTCCGGGATTTCGCGCAGGTGCGCGCGGATGGCGACATCACGGCACCGGTGGCGCATGATGCGATGGACATGCTCGACGTCGATTCCCACGGCTTCGACGTCATGGACCGCAAGCTGCTGATGACGCTGATCGAGCGCTTCGAGGGCGGTCCGGCCGGCGTCGATTCATTGGCCGCCGCGATCGGCGAGTCGCGGGACACGGTCGAGGACGTGATCGAACCCTTCCTGATCCAGCAGGGTTACCTCATGCGAACACCACGCGGACGCATTGCCGGCTCCATCGCCTATACCCATTTCGGGCTCAAGCCGAGGACTCCGGTGCCGTCGGAACTGTTTCCACCGGAAGTCTGA
- the ruvA gene encoding Holliday junction branch migration protein RuvA, protein MIGRITGVLAAKQPPSLLIDVGGIGYELEAPMSTFFKLPPVGERVSLHTHFVVREDAQLLYGFGSENEKSLFRQLIRISGVGPKIGLAILSGISVDEFWNCVHAGDAAKLVKVPGIGKKTGERLLVEMRDRDAAGGTAADSAAAGSYASPLQEARGALLALGYRVPEAQKLTDSVYKDDMTAEQIIREALKRAVR, encoded by the coding sequence ATGATCGGGCGAATTACCGGCGTACTGGCCGCCAAGCAGCCGCCGTCATTGCTGATCGATGTGGGCGGCATCGGCTACGAGTTGGAAGCGCCGATGTCCACGTTCTTCAAATTGCCGCCGGTCGGCGAACGTGTCAGCCTGCACACGCATTTCGTGGTGCGCGAGGATGCCCAACTGCTCTACGGTTTCGGCAGCGAGAACGAGAAGAGTCTGTTTCGGCAGTTGATCCGGATTTCGGGCGTGGGCCCGAAAATCGGCCTGGCGATTCTGTCAGGCATCAGCGTCGACGAATTCTGGAACTGTGTGCATGCCGGCGATGCCGCCAAGCTCGTGAAAGTCCCCGGTATCGGCAAGAAGACCGGTGAACGTCTGCTGGTGGAAATGCGTGATCGCGACGCGGCGGGCGGCACCGCCGCGGATTCGGCGGCGGCCGGCTCCTACGCTTCGCCGCTGCAGGAGGCTCGCGGTGCATTGTTGGCCTTGGGTTACCGCGTGCCGGAGGCGCAGAAACTCACCGATTCGGTGTACAAGGACGACATGACGGCTGAACAGATCATTCGCGAAGCGCTCAAGCGCGCGGTCCGATGA
- the ruvC gene encoding crossover junction endodeoxyribonuclease RuvC, giving the protein MARILGIDPGSRLTGYGLILTDGPRTRHLAHGVIRCGDGPLPRRLTLIFRELSALLLEHQPDQAAVEQVFVNRNVQSALTLGQARGAAVCALGMQGLEVSEYAPAEIKRAIVGRGRAEKVQVQHMVRVLLNLDESPAEDASDALAVALCHAHVSATQKHMPVDSPALRWRRR; this is encoded by the coding sequence ATGGCGCGGATACTCGGAATCGATCCCGGATCGCGCCTGACCGGCTACGGTCTGATCCTGACCGACGGTCCGCGGACACGGCATTTGGCGCATGGGGTGATTCGCTGCGGCGATGGCCCGCTGCCGCGACGTCTGACTCTGATCTTTCGTGAACTCTCCGCATTGCTGCTCGAACACCAACCGGATCAGGCCGCCGTCGAGCAGGTCTTCGTCAACCGCAACGTGCAGTCCGCGCTGACGCTGGGACAGGCGCGCGGCGCCGCGGTCTGCGCGCTCGGCATGCAGGGGCTGGAAGTGTCCGAGTACGCGCCGGCCGAGATCAAGCGTGCGATCGTGGGCCGTGGTCGCGCGGAGAAGGTTCAGGTTCAGCATATGGTTCGTGTGTTGCTGAACCTCGACGAGTCGCCGGCGGAGGATGCGTCGGACGCGCTTGCGGTGGCTCTGTGTCATGCCCACGTCAGTGCCACACAGAAACACATGCCGGTGGATTCGCCGGCCTTGCGATGGAGGCGTCGATGA
- a CDS encoding YebC/PmpR family DNA-binding transcriptional regulator: protein MAGHSKWANIQHRKNAQDKKRGKIFTKLIREITVAARAGGGDAGTNPRLRLALDKALAANMTKDTIERAIKRGSGEAGADQLEEIRYEGYGPGGVAIMVDCMTDNRTRTVAEVRHAFNKFGGNLGSDGSVAYLFSKLGVIGFETAARPEVEEQILELAIEAGAEDVLSEGGWTEVLSQPEQFEAVKNALQAAGMEPQQADVTMRPATMIEVGEGENAETLMKLLDRLEELDDVQEVYSNAQLPDSLLDAA from the coding sequence ATGGCCGGCCACAGCAAATGGGCGAACATTCAGCACCGCAAGAACGCCCAGGACAAGAAGCGCGGTAAGATTTTCACCAAGTTGATTCGTGAAATCACGGTCGCCGCGCGTGCCGGCGGTGGCGATGCGGGCACCAATCCACGCCTGCGTCTGGCACTGGACAAGGCGCTGGCCGCCAACATGACCAAGGACACCATCGAACGCGCCATCAAGCGCGGCAGTGGCGAAGCGGGCGCCGACCAGCTCGAGGAAATTCGCTACGAGGGCTACGGTCCGGGCGGTGTCGCCATCATGGTCGACTGCATGACCGACAACCGGACCCGCACCGTGGCCGAAGTCCGCCACGCCTTCAACAAGTTCGGCGGGAATCTGGGATCGGACGGCTCCGTGGCCTACCTATTCAGCAAGCTCGGGGTGATCGGTTTCGAGACCGCAGCGCGTCCCGAAGTCGAGGAGCAGATTCTGGAGCTGGCCATCGAAGCCGGTGCCGAGGACGTGCTCAGCGAAGGTGGCTGGACCGAGGTGCTGAGCCAGCCCGAACAGTTCGAAGCGGTCAAGAACGCCTTGCAGGCGGCCGGAATGGAGCCCCAGCAAGCGGACGTGACGATGCGGCCGGCGACGATGATCGAAGTCGGCGAAGGCGAGAACGCTGAAACTTTGATGAAATTGCTCGACCGCCTCGAAGAGCTTGACGACGTGCAGGAGGTCTACAGCAACGCGCAGCTGCCGGACAGCTTGCTCGACGCGGCCTGA
- a CDS encoding YfaZ family outer membrane protein, with protein sequence MPMYSKASTVTFAAQARIVSLALSAACLMFVPGMAAAETLDLSLGSDSVSAALGGPLRSGRANAAYDLGFLYSDDRDVGLKQAHAGLLVTGDAGARNADVNAGLGVRAVAADFDGGSGGAIDLGGKVEIRVPNFNRLGLTAYGWYAPKIISFGDFDQNTEFGVMIDYEVIRDAALFVGYREIRFELDDAGEDKVDDSIIAGLRLEF encoded by the coding sequence ATGCCTATGTACTCCAAAGCTTCGACAGTGACATTCGCAGCCCAAGCCCGGATTGTCTCGCTTGCCCTGAGCGCGGCGTGCTTGATGTTCGTTCCCGGCATGGCTGCAGCCGAAACCCTGGACCTTTCCTTGGGCAGCGACAGTGTCAGCGCAGCCCTCGGCGGTCCGCTGCGCAGTGGGCGTGCCAACGCCGCCTATGACCTCGGCTTTCTCTACAGCGACGATCGTGATGTCGGACTCAAGCAGGCGCACGCCGGCCTGCTCGTGACCGGCGACGCCGGCGCCCGGAACGCGGATGTCAACGCCGGCCTCGGGGTGCGCGCGGTCGCCGCCGATTTCGACGGCGGTTCCGGCGGTGCGATCGATCTCGGCGGCAAGGTCGAGATTCGTGTTCCGAACTTCAACCGCCTCGGCCTCACCGCCTATGGTTGGTATGCCCCAAAAATCATCAGCTTTGGCGACTTCGACCAGAACACCGAGTTCGGCGTGATGATCGACTATGAAGTGATTCGTGACGCCGCCCTGTTCGTCGGCTATCGCGAGATTCGCTTCGAACTCGACGACGCCGGCGAAGACAAGGTGGACGACAGCATCATCGCCGGTTTGCGGCTGGAGTTTTAA
- the lpdA gene encoding dihydrolipoyl dehydrogenase: protein MSETYDLIVIGGGPAGYPCAIRAGQLGMKVACVDAWLNHDGSPAFGGTCLNAGCIPSKALLESSELYHRAQHEFAAHGITVEGAKLDLAQMQKRKTTVSRSLTSGIKMLFKGAGVVGYEGWGKMLGDGKVEFTAHDGKTETLTAKNVVIATGSAPVELKKIAAFDNDKIVDSWGALEFDAVPGKLGVIGAGVIGVELGSVWSRLGAEVTILEALPNFLPMVDEQVAKEALKHYKKQGLDIKLGAKVASAKADKKGVAVEYELDGKTETMQFDKLIVAVGRRPFTDKLGAQELGVKLTDRGFVEVDSNYKTSVDGVYAVGDVIGGAMLAHKGIEEGVVLAERLAGHAATVNYNAVPSVIYTTPEVAWVGKSEKQAKEEGFEIKTGVSSFAASGRAKALEQAVGFVKVISDVKTDRILGVHMVGPYVSEMIAESVLALEYAATTEDVALTMHAHPTLAETFHEAVLTVDGRAIHGINKKK, encoded by the coding sequence ATGAGCGAGACCTACGATCTGATCGTCATCGGCGGTGGCCCCGCCGGATACCCCTGCGCCATTCGTGCCGGACAGCTCGGCATGAAAGTCGCCTGTGTCGACGCCTGGCTGAACCATGACGGATCGCCGGCGTTCGGGGGCACCTGCCTCAACGCCGGCTGTATTCCGTCCAAGGCGCTGCTCGAATCCTCGGAGCTGTACCACCGCGCCCAGCATGAATTCGCGGCGCACGGCATCACGGTGGAAGGCGCGAAGCTCGACCTGGCACAGATGCAGAAGCGCAAGACCACCGTCTCGCGCTCGCTGACCAGCGGCATCAAGATGTTGTTCAAGGGCGCCGGCGTGGTCGGCTACGAAGGCTGGGGCAAGATGCTCGGTGACGGCAAGGTCGAATTCACCGCGCATGACGGCAAGACCGAAACGCTGACGGCGAAGAACGTGGTCATCGCCACCGGTTCGGCGCCCGTGGAACTCAAGAAGATCGCGGCCTTCGACAACGACAAGATCGTCGATTCCTGGGGCGCGCTCGAGTTCGATGCGGTTCCCGGCAAGCTGGGCGTGATCGGCGCCGGTGTGATCGGTGTGGAACTCGGCAGCGTGTGGTCGCGTCTGGGCGCCGAGGTCACGATCCTCGAAGCGCTGCCGAACTTCCTGCCGATGGTTGATGAGCAGGTCGCCAAGGAAGCGCTCAAGCACTACAAGAAGCAGGGCCTGGACATCAAGCTCGGTGCCAAGGTCGCCTCGGCCAAGGCCGACAAGAAAGGCGTGGCGGTGGAATACGAGCTCGACGGCAAGACCGAAACCATGCAGTTCGACAAGCTGATCGTTGCGGTGGGACGTCGCCCGTTCACCGACAAGCTCGGCGCTCAGGAACTGGGCGTGAAGCTTACCGATCGCGGTTTCGTCGAGGTCGATTCCAACTACAAGACCAGCGTCGATGGTGTTTACGCGGTCGGCGACGTCATCGGTGGCGCGATGCTCGCGCACAAGGGTATCGAGGAAGGCGTGGTGCTGGCCGAGCGTCTGGCCGGTCACGCGGCGACGGTGAACTACAATGCGGTGCCGTCGGTCATCTACACCACCCCTGAAGTCGCCTGGGTTGGCAAGAGCGAGAAGCAGGCCAAGGAAGAAGGTTTTGAGATCAAGACCGGCGTCAGCAGCTTTGCGGCCAGTGGCCGCGCCAAGGCGCTCGAACAGGCCGTGGGTTTCGTCAAGGTGATTTCGGATGTGAAGACCGATCGCATACTCGGCGTGCACATGGTCGGACCGTATGTGTCGGAGATGATCGCCGAGTCGGTGCTGGCGCTCGAATACGCGGCGACCACCGAAGACGTGGCGCTGACGATGCACGCGCATCCGACCTTGGCCGAAACCTTTCACGAAGCCGTGCTCACCGTCGACGGACGCGCGATCCACGGCATCAACAAGAAAAAGTGA
- the odhB gene encoding 2-oxoglutarate dehydrogenase complex dihydrolipoyllysine-residue succinyltransferase, with protein sequence MSTEVKVPNLPESVSEATVATWHKKAGDKVRRDDNLVDLETDKVMLEVPAVADGVLKEIRIEAGATVKAGDIIAILAEGEGGGAEEKPAASAEPKSEPAPEPAPKTAAPETEADESQSPAVRKMLAEHGLSADQIEGSGKGGRLTKGDVESYLESGARPAKAEAPKPSTPSVSKPAASGGREEQRVPMTRIRQRIAERLVQAQQTAAMLTTFNEVDLQGVSELRAKFKGEFEKSHGVKLGFMSFFVKATIEALKRFPLVNASIDGTDVVYHGYYDIGIAVSSPRGLVVPILRDADALSFAEVETAIGEYGQRAKDNKLTMEDLTGGTFSITNGGVFGSLLSTPILNPPQSAILGMHGIQQRPMVVDGEIVVRPMMYLALSYDHRIIDGREAVLFLRTIKELLEDPGRLLLQV encoded by the coding sequence ATGAGCACAGAGGTTAAAGTCCCTAACCTCCCTGAATCCGTCAGCGAGGCGACTGTCGCCACCTGGCACAAGAAGGCTGGAGACAAGGTTCGTCGCGATGACAACCTTGTCGATCTCGAGACCGACAAGGTCATGCTGGAAGTTCCCGCTGTCGCGGACGGCGTGCTCAAGGAAATCCGGATCGAGGCCGGCGCCACGGTCAAGGCAGGCGACATCATCGCGATTCTGGCCGAAGGCGAGGGTGGCGGTGCCGAGGAGAAGCCGGCCGCCAGCGCCGAGCCGAAATCAGAGCCCGCCCCCGAGCCGGCCCCGAAGACCGCGGCCCCTGAAACCGAAGCGGATGAGTCTCAGAGCCCGGCGGTCCGCAAGATGCTGGCAGAACATGGCCTGTCCGCCGATCAGATCGAAGGCAGTGGCAAGGGCGGCCGTCTGACCAAGGGCGATGTCGAAAGCTATCTCGAATCGGGCGCCAGGCCTGCCAAGGCCGAAGCCCCCAAGCCGTCGACGCCCAGCGTGAGCAAACCGGCCGCCAGCGGCGGGCGTGAAGAGCAGCGCGTGCCGATGACGCGCATCCGTCAGCGTATTGCCGAACGCCTGGTCCAGGCCCAGCAGACTGCGGCGATGCTGACGACCTTCAACGAGGTCGATCTTCAGGGCGTCTCCGAACTGCGTGCCAAGTTCAAGGGTGAGTTCGAGAAATCGCATGGCGTGAAGCTCGGATTCATGTCCTTCTTCGTCAAGGCGACGATCGAGGCGCTCAAGCGCTTTCCGCTGGTCAACGCCTCGATCGACGGCACCGACGTGGTCTACCACGGCTACTATGACATCGGCATCGCCGTGTCCTCGCCGCGGGGTCTGGTGGTTCCGATTCTTCGTGACGCGGACGCCTTGTCCTTCGCTGAGGTTGAAACCGCGATCGGCGAATACGGCCAGCGCGCCAAGGACAACAAGCTGACGATGGAGGATCTGACCGGCGGCACGTTCTCGATCACCAATGGCGGCGTGTTCGGTTCCCTGCTGTCGACGCCGATTCTGAATCCGCCGCAGAGCGCGATTCTGGGCATGCATGGCATCCAACAGCGACCGATGGTCGTCGACGGCGAGATCGTGGTGCGCCCGATGATGTATCTGGCACTGAGCTACGACCATCGCATCATCGATGGCCGCGAAGCAGTGCTGTTCCTGCGTACGATCAAGGAACTTCTGGAAGATCCGGGCCGTTTGCTGCTTCAGGTATGA